In Gammaproteobacteria bacterium, the genomic window CAATGGATCGCGACAGAGCCACTCTCTTCAGTACGGCAACGCAGCATCGAAGAGAGGGCTTTTCTATGGCCGGGCAGAAGTTGGCTGCCGTAACGGGCTTCCAGATCAGCCTGGAATTCCTTAATTAAATCAACTAGCCGGATCATATCTGATCCCTCCAGCGTAGAACAAATGATTCCAGAAGTTTACCTTGCTGCTCCTTTGCCTGACTGCTGGTGACATCAGTGATGTGTGCGTAGCGTGCGGTAGTTACGGGCGATGAGTGACCAAGAATGGTTTGTAACTCACGCAGGTCAACTCCTAACTCCAGCATGTGGGTTCCAAAGCAATGTCTCAGGCTATGTACGGTGATACGAAGCTTGATGCCACGATCAGCCACTACCGCCCTCATTGCAGCTTGAACGCCACCGGCATTCATCCGACGAGTTGCATTGCGCATTTGCTCTGGACCACCGGACGGGTTGGGGAAGATCAGCTTTGGGTTGCGGTGGCTGCTCCACCATTGTCGTAGCATCTTCAATAATTCTTCGGTAATTGGCACATAACGATCCTTGCGGCCCTTACCGTTTCGAATGTGTATTCGCATACGACCTTTATCAATATCACCAACCTCCAGCCGCAATCCTTCATTTAGGCGTATGCCGGTGCTGTAGATCAGGACAAAAAAGACCCGATAGCGGAGTTTGTAAACACCTTCTATGAGCCGGTGGGTTTCACTGCGGGTGAGTATGTCCGGCAGCCGTTGCTCTTTGGGTGGCTTGACGATATCCACCCACGCCCACTGCTTGCCCAGTACGTGGTAATAGAAAAACTGCAACCCACACCGATCCAGTTTGACGGTGCTCCAAGAGTGCGTATCCAGCAGAGAAGCAAAATAATCCTTTAACTCCTCGGCAGTTAGATCATCTGGGCAGCGGTTGAAGAATTCTGCGGTACGGCGAACCGCCCTTGAATAGGCACTGAATGTTGCATCTGCTAGTCCCTGGAGTTTCAGAGCACGCTGCATGCTTGCATAGAGGGGTTTAAAACGTGCTTGCTCAATATCAATCATGAAGGTAATCTCCCAAATAGAGTTCGCGTAGTTCGCGGCCAGCTGGGTATCAGCCGGTGAGGAGATTATGGGAGACATTCAGCTGTTAGAGCAGGTTGATGGGAGAGGTCAGGCGCGCGCCGTTTGAGCGCTCTAATAAGGCGGCGCAACGCGCCTCATTAATTGTTGGTGCCTCTTGCTAGGAATGCTAGAAGTGATCAAGGTTGGAGGTACAAGCTGTTGTAAATCTGCCGCGCTAGCGGCTCCGTCCAACAAATAGCTCAACACGGACGCTGCGCGTCCTCAGCGGCGCTTGAGTTTTGTGCTTCGTAGAAGTCCTGTCTGGCTTTCAAGTTCAGTGTTAGCGCCGGTTAGCTAAACGTTAGCTTCTAGGGGCAGTCAGAACATGAGAAAAAAAACGAAAATTGCAATAGGAGTATTCCTAGGATTTATCGTTCTCATTATGGTTTGGATGTGGGTGTATATCCAAGATATGGGTTCTCCACAGGATATGGCGCCATCATCGATTATGGCTCCTCCACCGGAAGTGGCGACACCACCCAAAGAAGATCCGTTACAAGCAATAGACCGTGTTCTCGAAAGAATGGAGTTAGGGAACATTGCCTTCAATGCGCCCAAAACCATGAATCTTCATGACTCAGCATTTATTCACCTTGTGCTGTGCCTCTCTTTGGTTCGAGTGTTGCTGCCATATTCTCAAACATGAGTTTCTGCCAGCGGTAAAAAAGTGCTGGATGAATACCGTACTGGTCGCACAGGTCTGATACCGGAACTTTGTCTACCTTAAGTATGGTTACTTTCTCTTCTGGTCTATAACTCTTGCGTTTTTTGGACATTTTTGGCTCCTCATTTGGGCACCTCAATGTCGCTTATTTCATATGAGGATTTGTCGGATTCCAAGAGAAGTAACACAGAATTAGCCGTCGTGATAAGCGAGGGCAAAAGGGGGACTTGGATGTCCCGTTTTGCATGCTGAGCATCACGACTCACTTGTCGGGTAACTGCATTCTCTGCAACTTTGTTAACCTTGGCCTCCTGCTGTTTCAGGATTTTTTGCACCTGCTGTAGTTGTTCTTGTAGCTGCCGCACTGTATTCTTGAGTTCATCGTAGCTTGCATCTGCCGAGGCGCTCATGGGCAGAGCCAGCGCCATAGCGACAGCCAGCGTCTGCCGGGTTAGTCTACCGGGATGTTTCATCTATATTTCCTCCAGTCATGCCATGCGAGAAGTTGTAAGTCCTCGCAAAATCATCAATAACCCCACTGATTCTGCGATATTGCACAATGTAAGGGAGGGAAGCCGTCATTCAGGTGACGATGGCATTACAATTTTG contains:
- a CDS encoding transposase is translated as MSKKRKSYRPEEKVTILKVDKVPVSDLCDQYGIHPALFYRWQKLMFENMAATLEPKRGTAQGE
- a CDS encoding site-specific integrase, encoding MSPIISSPADTQLAANYANSIWEITFMIDIEQARFKPLYASMQRALKLQGLADATFSAYSRAVRRTAEFFNRCPDDLTAEELKDYFASLLDTHSWSTVKLDRCGLQFFYYHVLGKQWAWVDIVKPPKEQRLPDILTRSETHRLIEGVYKLRYRVFFVLIYSTGIRLNEGLRLEVGDIDKGRMRIHIRNGKGRKDRYVPITEELLKMLRQWWSSHRNPKLIFPNPSGGPEQMRNATRRMNAGGVQAAMRAVVADRGIKLRITVHSLRHCFGTHMLELGVDLRELQTILGHSSPVTTARYAHITDVTSSQAKEQQGKLLESFVLRWRDQI